In one Bacillus sp. Marseille-P3661 genomic region, the following are encoded:
- a CDS encoding MFS transporter, protein MENKKALPILFLIMFLVMVGFGIIIPVLPFYAEEIGATPTQLGLLMAVYSLMQLIFAPMWGRISDRIGRKPVMLIGIAGLAISFFLFAMSTQLWMLFAARIIGGFLSSANMPTAMAYVADITTVEDRGKGMGIIGAAVGLGFIFGPAIGGVFSQMALSAPFWIAGSVSTLTFIIVLFILKESLTAEKRISKSERKESPWRTVKGSMGFLYILQFFISFTLAGLEATFAYFAAERAGLDARSLGYIFMIMGFAGAAVQGGLIGRLIKKYGEGIVIQAGIFVSSVGFSLILLTSDFITAALFLTIFGIGNGVIRPSISSLITKKIQSGHGGVTGVLSSFDSLGRIVGPPTGGMLYSISIGLPYISGAIISILAFLLYKVYEKKVNLEKLAV, encoded by the coding sequence TTGGAGAACAAAAAAGCTTTACCTATATTATTTCTAATTATGTTTCTCGTAATGGTTGGGTTTGGAATAATAATTCCCGTTCTTCCATTCTACGCTGAAGAAATAGGGGCCACACCAACGCAGCTTGGCTTACTAATGGCTGTTTATTCATTAATGCAATTGATTTTTGCCCCAATGTGGGGAAGAATATCGGATAGAATTGGTCGTAAACCGGTAATGTTAATTGGAATTGCTGGGTTAGCTATCTCTTTTTTTCTATTTGCAATGTCAACGCAGCTATGGATGTTGTTTGCCGCTCGAATAATTGGAGGGTTTCTATCTTCTGCTAATATGCCAACGGCTATGGCTTATGTTGCCGATATTACGACGGTTGAAGATCGAGGGAAAGGAATGGGGATTATTGGCGCTGCAGTAGGATTGGGATTTATTTTCGGTCCGGCTATTGGTGGAGTGTTTTCCCAAATGGCTTTAAGCGCTCCATTCTGGATCGCAGGTAGTGTTTCGACTTTAACTTTTATTATTGTTCTATTTATTTTGAAAGAGTCGTTAACAGCGGAAAAGAGAATTAGTAAGTCGGAAAGAAAGGAAAGCCCTTGGAGAACGGTCAAGGGATCTATGGGATTTCTTTATATATTACAGTTTTTTATTTCTTTTACCTTAGCGGGTCTTGAAGCAACGTTTGCTTACTTTGCTGCAGAGCGTGCAGGGTTAGATGCGAGAAGTTTGGGCTATATTTTTATGATTATGGGTTTTGCAGGTGCTGCAGTGCAAGGTGGATTAATTGGTAGGCTTATTAAGAAGTATGGTGAAGGCATTGTTATTCAAGCAGGTATCTTTGTATCTAGTGTAGGCTTTAGTCTTATTTTATTAACAAGTGATTTTATAACTGCAGCTTTATTTTTAACGATCTTTGGAATAGGGAATGGTGTTATCCGCCCAAGTATTTCGTCACTCATCACCAAAAAAATTCAAAGTGGCCACGGCGGTGTCACAGGGGTATTGTCCTCCTTTGATTCTTTAGGGAGAATAGTAGGTCCTCCAACAGGCGGTATGCTATATTCTATTTCAATTGGTTTACCGTATATCTCGGGTGCTATTATTTCAATTCTAGCATTCCTTTTATATAAGGTTTATGAAAAGAAAGTTAACTTAGAAAAATTAGCAGTTTAA
- a CDS encoding YitT family protein, translating to MNTQLKHKKLTKQKIAKRILFIFLGAVLMAVGIEVFLVPNTIMDGGIVGISIILSHLTGVKLGLFLFFLNVPFFFIGYKQIGKTFALSTLFGVTIMSITTAFLHHVPAFTEDMLLATVFGGIILGVGVGLVIRYGGSLDGTEILAILLNKQLPFSVGEVIMFFNIFIFSWGGFVFGWDRAMYSILAYFITFKTIDVVIEGLDQSKSAWIISDLNKEIGEAVLARLGRGVTYLNGEGAYTGDNKKVIFCVITRLEEAKLKSIVEEIDPSAFLAVGDIAEVRGGRFKKKAIH from the coding sequence ATCAATACACAACTTAAACATAAAAAATTAACAAAGCAAAAAATCGCAAAACGAATTTTATTTATATTTTTAGGTGCCGTATTAATGGCTGTTGGAATAGAGGTTTTTCTAGTTCCCAATACGATTATGGATGGCGGTATCGTTGGAATTTCAATTATTCTTTCGCATTTAACTGGCGTAAAACTTGGATTATTTCTATTTTTTCTAAACGTTCCTTTTTTCTTTATTGGCTACAAACAAATTGGAAAAACCTTTGCCCTCTCTACATTATTCGGTGTAACAATAATGTCCATAACAACAGCGTTTTTACATCATGTTCCAGCTTTCACAGAGGATATGCTACTTGCAACAGTATTTGGTGGGATCATTCTTGGCGTTGGGGTTGGACTTGTTATTCGTTATGGCGGGTCATTGGACGGTACTGAAATACTTGCCATTTTACTTAATAAACAGCTCCCTTTTTCCGTTGGTGAAGTAATTATGTTTTTTAATATTTTTATTTTCAGTTGGGGCGGATTTGTATTTGGTTGGGATCGAGCAATGTACTCAATTTTAGCGTACTTTATCACGTTTAAAACGATTGATGTTGTAATTGAAGGTCTTGATCAATCTAAGTCAGCATGGATCATAAGTGACTTAAATAAAGAAATAGGAGAAGCGGTTTTGGCGCGCCTCGGTCGTGGAGTTACGTATTTAAATGGGGAAGGCGCATACACTGGTGATAATAAGAAGGTTATTTTTTGCGTTATCACTCGATTGGAAGAAGCAAAATTGAAATCAATTGTTGAAGAAATAGATCCTAGTGCTTTTCTAGCAGTAGGAGATATTGCAGAGGTTCGTGGTGGTAGATTTAAAAAGAAAGCTATTCACTAA
- a CDS encoding methyl-accepting chemotaxis protein codes for MAIGIQRVAESANIVAEQSQTTVSEARQGEKAIEAAVNQMDLINISVKKLASTISLLGEKSQQIDEILKVITTISDQTNLLALNAAIEAARAGEHGKGFAVVADEVRKLAEQSQASAKKITELIREIQTDTDQTLEAMKVGTKDVESGLTLVHNTGATFKNILAASEKVAAQIEEMSSVAEQISASTEQVTASVEEMAIIAATNANGTHVISVSADEQVKSLKEITLVSDALKSMAVELEQLISKFNHHH; via the coding sequence ATGGCAATTGGTATACAGCGAGTGGCTGAATCGGCAAATATTGTAGCTGAGCAATCACAAACAACAGTATCTGAAGCCAGACAAGGTGAAAAAGCTATTGAAGCAGCTGTTAACCAAATGGACCTTATTAATATATCTGTAAAAAAACTAGCATCAACCATCTCATTACTTGGCGAAAAATCACAGCAAATTGATGAAATTCTTAAGGTGATTACAACGATATCTGATCAAACAAATCTATTAGCTTTAAATGCAGCAATTGAAGCTGCACGTGCTGGTGAACATGGAAAAGGCTTTGCAGTCGTTGCCGATGAAGTACGTAAACTTGCAGAACAATCACAAGCTTCAGCTAAAAAAATTACAGAATTGATAAGAGAAATTCAAACAGATACGGATCAGACATTAGAGGCAATGAAAGTCGGTACAAAAGATGTGGAAAGTGGACTTACGCTTGTCCATAATACAGGGGCAACATTTAAAAATATACTAGCTGCCTCTGAGAAGGTTGCAGCACAAATTGAAGAGATGTCTTCCGTTGCAGAACAAATTTCCGCAAGCACAGAGCAAGTGACAGCATCCGTTGAAGAAATGGCAATAATTGCAGCAACAAATGCTAATGGTACCCATGTCATTTCAGTTTCTGCTGATGAACAGGTGAAGTCTTTAAAGGAAATTACTTTAGTTTCAGATGCATTAAAAAGTATGGCAGTAGAACTTGAACAATTAATTTCTAAATTTAATCACCATCATTAA
- the dapF gene encoding diaminopimelate epimerase yields MTKIKFTKMHALGNNYIYINLFEENLPEAILSNLAIRLANVQTGIGSDGMILICPSEQAPVKMRIFNSDGSEGKNCGNGLRCVAKYAYEKGIVQDKLFKIETLSGIVEAEVIEEDGVVQQVIVDMGEPRLLRKQIPMIGIEDEQVISEPFIVNEETYHLTAVSMGNPHAIFFVDEINYSPVRTLGPLVEKDERFPEWINTEFVEIVNDRELNFRVWERGSGETQACGTGACAAAVAAVLNNKANKNTEITVHLAGGDLFITWLENGHVLMKGPAEYICEGSFEL; encoded by the coding sequence ATGACAAAAATAAAATTCACCAAAATGCATGCCTTAGGTAATAACTATATTTATATAAATCTATTTGAAGAAAATTTACCTGAAGCAATACTGTCTAATTTAGCGATCCGTCTAGCAAATGTCCAAACGGGAATTGGATCGGATGGAATGATCTTAATTTGCCCTTCAGAACAGGCACCTGTCAAAATGAGAATCTTTAACAGCGATGGTTCAGAAGGCAAAAATTGCGGCAACGGCTTACGTTGTGTTGCTAAATACGCCTATGAAAAAGGCATTGTTCAAGATAAACTATTTAAAATAGAAACATTATCCGGCATAGTCGAAGCCGAAGTTATTGAAGAGGATGGCGTTGTTCAGCAAGTAATTGTTGACATGGGGGAACCACGACTATTACGCAAGCAAATCCCAATGATCGGAATTGAAGATGAACAAGTGATTTCGGAGCCTTTCATAGTAAATGAGGAAACATATCACTTAACTGCCGTATCAATGGGTAATCCACATGCCATTTTCTTTGTGGATGAAATAAACTATTCTCCGGTAAGAACTCTTGGACCACTTGTAGAAAAAGATGAGCGTTTTCCGGAATGGATTAATACTGAATTTGTAGAAATAGTTAATGATAGGGAGCTAAACTTCCGCGTTTGGGAGAGAGGATCTGGTGAAACTCAAGCATGCGGAACAGGTGCATGTGCAGCAGCAGTCGCGGCCGTATTAAATAATAAAGCTAACAAAAATACTGAAATTACTGTTCATTTAGCAGGTGGTGATTTATTCATTACCTGGTTAGAAAATGGCCATGTCCTTATGAAAGGTCCAGCAGAATATATATGTGAAGGATCCTTTGAACTTTAA